The following proteins are co-located in the Deltaproteobacteria bacterium HGW-Deltaproteobacteria-2 genome:
- a CDS encoding glutamate-5-semialdehyde dehydrogenase: MDIKSSVQQIARDAASASRKLSRVTEMEKNKVLLRMAEELELNAKFILEENLKDVAKAKKSGIPRAMLERLTLKQATIEQMAQGLREVAALPDPVGKVTSMWRRPNGLLVGKMRIPLGVIGIIYESRPNVTVDAAALCIKSGNAVILRGGSESIKSNLAIASVLQRVLQETSIPANAIQVIPFTDREAVTEMLQLDEYIDLIIPRGGEELIRAVVAQSRIPVIKHYKGVCHIFVDAQADIDMAISICLNAKTQRPGVCNAMETLLVHKDIAGKFLPLAANKLKKAGVVLRGCAKTKLILKNIEKAGEADWYEEYLDLILAIKVVEDFDEAVAHIEKYGSLHTESIITNDYANSQRFLNEVNSSTVLVNASTRFSDGFELGLGAEIGISTTKLHAFGPMGLEELTTSKFIIYGNGQVRT; encoded by the coding sequence GTGGATATAAAAAGTTCTGTACAACAAATTGCCAGGGACGCGGCGTCGGCTTCGCGAAAACTTTCCCGTGTAACAGAGATGGAAAAAAATAAAGTCCTTTTGCGCATGGCGGAGGAACTGGAACTTAACGCTAAATTTATTCTGGAAGAGAATTTAAAGGATGTGGCCAAAGCCAAGAAATCCGGCATTCCCCGCGCCATGTTGGAACGTCTGACGCTGAAACAGGCTACAATTGAACAGATGGCCCAAGGATTAAGAGAAGTGGCTGCACTGCCCGATCCCGTCGGCAAGGTTACTTCCATGTGGCGCAGACCCAACGGGCTCCTGGTCGGTAAAATGCGCATCCCTCTGGGAGTCATCGGTATTATTTATGAGTCGCGTCCTAACGTTACCGTTGATGCTGCCGCTTTGTGCATCAAGTCCGGTAATGCGGTGATTTTGCGGGGTGGTTCCGAATCAATAAAATCCAATCTGGCGATTGCTTCCGTTCTGCAGCGAGTATTGCAGGAAACATCAATACCCGCAAACGCGATTCAGGTAATTCCGTTTACCGATCGTGAAGCTGTAACGGAAATGCTGCAATTGGATGAGTATATTGATTTAATCATACCCCGTGGCGGAGAAGAATTGATTCGCGCCGTAGTTGCTCAATCCAGAATACCTGTGATCAAACACTATAAAGGCGTCTGCCATATTTTTGTAGACGCGCAGGCGGATATTGACATGGCTATCAGTATTTGTCTGAACGCTAAAACTCAGCGTCCGGGAGTATGCAATGCTATGGAAACCCTGTTGGTGCATAAGGATATAGCAGGTAAATTTTTACCACTGGCAGCAAATAAATTAAAAAAGGCCGGTGTTGTTTTGAGGGGATGCGCAAAAACAAAGTTAATTCTGAAGAATATTGAAAAAGCCGGAGAGGCTGATTGGTACGAAGAATATCTCGATTTGATACTGGCCATTAAAGTAGTCGAAGATTTTGATGAAGCCGTCGCTCATATCGAAAAGTACGGTTCCTTACATACGGAATCAATCATTACCAATGATTATGCTAATTCTCAGCGATTTTTAAATGAGGTTAATTCTTCGACTGTGCTGGTTAATGCTTCGACTCGTTTCAGTGATGGCTTTGAACTGGGTCTTGGTGCCGAAATCGGCATCTCCACGACAAAGCTTCATGCTTTCGGTCCAATGGGGCTGGAGGAATTAACTACATCAAAATTTATAATTTATGGTAACGGACAGGTGAGAACATGA
- a CDS encoding radical SAM protein codes for MIIQSLLDIYKSCTLCPRACRVDRTKGELGYCRLPADIVMDCALAHHGEEPPLSGTRGAGTIFLSSCNLGCIYCQNYQISHSAQGRHLTVLELAKVMLDLQKSGCHNVEPVTPTHQVPLIMEALCMARMQGLTVPFVYNCGGYENPEVIRLLDGMVDIYLPDFKYGLEDDSIIFSSAPEYPRFALDSIKEMVKQVGDGLELKNGVAQKGLIIRHLVLPGRIENSKEVLRLIKKEISTSVQLSLMAQYTPIVKVRHHPILGRRITKSEYDQVLDYAYKLGFNNLFIQAVNDYELTPNFDQKNPFD; via the coding sequence ATGATCATTCAATCCCTACTGGATATCTACAAATCCTGCACGCTTTGCCCGCGCGCCTGCCGTGTTGACCGGACAAAAGGTGAGTTAGGCTATTGCCGTCTGCCTGCCGATATAGTCATGGATTGCGCGCTGGCTCATCACGGCGAGGAGCCCCCTCTTTCCGGAACACGCGGCGCCGGCACAATTTTTCTTTCATCATGCAACCTGGGTTGCATCTATTGCCAGAACTATCAGATTTCCCACAGCGCGCAGGGACGCCATCTGACGGTGTTAGAGCTGGCTAAGGTTATGCTGGATCTTCAAAAAAGTGGATGTCACAATGTCGAACCGGTCACACCGACACATCAGGTTCCGCTGATTATGGAGGCACTATGCATGGCGCGAATGCAGGGGCTTACGGTACCGTTTGTTTACAATTGCGGCGGCTATGAAAATCCGGAAGTTATTCGCTTGCTCGACGGCATGGTGGATATTTATCTGCCGGACTTTAAATACGGTCTGGAAGATGATAGCATCATTTTTTCTTCTGCACCGGAATATCCCCGTTTCGCTTTGGATTCCATCAAAGAAATGGTGAAACAAGTCGGGGACGGTCTGGAGTTGAAAAACGGCGTGGCTCAAAAAGGACTGATTATTCGCCATTTGGTTTTACCCGGTAGAATAGAAAATTCCAAAGAAGTCTTAAGACTGATCAAAAAAGAAATATCAACGTCGGTTCAACTTAGCCTCATGGCCCAATACACGCCTATTGTCAAAGTACGTCATCATCCGATTTTAGGACGCAGAATTACAAAAAGCGAATACGACCAAGTTTTGGATTATGCTTACAAGCTGGGGTTCAATAACTTATTTATTCAGGCAGTCAACGATTATGAACTGACACCCAATTTTGACCAAAAAAATCCCTTTGATTAA
- a CDS encoding nicotinate-nicotinamide nucleotide adenylyltransferase → MRWGLLGGTFDPIHFGHLRGAEEMLEIFNLNRIIFVPSSRPPHKLEGEITSFNHREQMIRLAIEDNVNFSFSEVEKLRAGKSYSVETVEYILSKYMEDLELFFIVGQDAFQAVTTWKDWERLLLLCNFAVMTRPGYDDMRLDEILPKEFAAKFAYDKKIDGFKGPTGHAIYFRHVSFLDISSSRMREMAQQGRSIKYLTTDKVRQYITKNSLYKKS, encoded by the coding sequence ATGAGATGGGGACTTTTAGGCGGAACATTCGATCCGATTCATTTCGGTCATTTGCGCGGCGCGGAGGAAATGCTGGAAATTTTTAATTTGAACCGCATTATTTTCGTGCCTTCATCCAGGCCGCCGCATAAACTGGAGGGGGAAATAACTTCTTTTAATCACCGTGAACAAATGATTCGCCTGGCGATTGAAGATAATGTTAATTTTTCTTTTTCTGAAGTCGAGAAATTACGTGCCGGCAAATCTTATTCCGTGGAAACAGTTGAATACATTCTCAGTAAGTACATGGAGGACCTGGAGCTATTCTTCATTGTGGGCCAGGATGCTTTTCAGGCGGTGACAACATGGAAGGATTGGGAAAGATTGCTGCTTTTGTGCAATTTTGCCGTGATGACCCGTCCCGGTTATGACGATATGAGATTGGACGAAATTCTGCCGAAAGAATTTGCCGCGAAGTTTGCCTACGATAAAAAAATTGATGGATTTAAGGGCCCGACGGGACACGCCATATATTTCCGTCATGTTAGTTTTCTGGATATTTCATCATCACGAATGAGAGAGATGGCTCAACAGGGAAGATCAATAAAATATCTTACAACGGATAAAGTCCGTCAATACATCACTAAAAATTCTCTCTACAAAAAATCATGA
- the selB gene encoding selenocysteine-specific translation elongation factor, producing the protein MKHFVLGTAGHVDHGKTALIKALTGVDTDRLKEEKKRGITIELGFASLALPSGQTLGIVDVPGHEKFIKNMVSGAAGIDLVMMVIAADEGIMPQTKEHLHICSLLGISKGLVALTKTDMVEKEWLDLVQSEITEFLQGTFLEGAPVVPVSAVKQEGLADLIKAIDATVSKINEKADDGIFRLPVDRVFTMKGFGTVVTGTLVSDYIKTGEEVEILPGDIAARIRGIQVHNQSVEDAWAGQRTAINLQGVEKSIIERGNVLVRPKTVWPSQRLDVFVEFLTSNSKNLKNKALIRLHTGTSEIIARITLLDKDELAPGQKAFAQLVLANKDVIVSGDRFVLRSYSPITTIGGGQIIDPLPSKHKRQNEKIIAALNILQSGSLAEKISVIMERTGFSGINLRGLNFRLGVNTKKIREALDGLLSAKKAILLDSEDTTVISAYFYNQVEELIGKNLADYHQKNPLQVGISKEQLKETLGRAISVKLFNLALRSLGKKETIISDKDNVRLSGHQVELAGDLDSLRHSIARIYSEAGLTPPSLTDVVNDFKDQKAKAQSIIKLMLKDGDLIKINEEMCFSSGALSKLRDDYKAMLVKDGKATPATFKDLTGLSRKYIIPLMEYFDVNKLTVRVGDHRILREKI; encoded by the coding sequence ATGAAACATTTTGTTCTTGGCACAGCCGGTCATGTCGATCACGGAAAAACCGCGTTAATTAAAGCGCTTACCGGGGTAGACACCGATCGTTTGAAAGAGGAAAAAAAAAGGGGAATTACTATTGAGCTTGGTTTTGCTTCACTTGCTCTTCCTTCCGGTCAAACACTCGGCATTGTGGATGTTCCCGGACATGAAAAGTTCATCAAAAACATGGTGTCCGGCGCGGCGGGTATTGATTTAGTCATGATGGTCATAGCTGCAGACGAGGGTATCATGCCTCAGACGAAAGAACATTTACATATTTGCTCGCTTTTGGGAATCTCCAAAGGCCTCGTTGCCCTAACCAAAACAGATATGGTGGAAAAAGAATGGCTTGATCTAGTCCAATCGGAAATTACTGAATTTCTACAGGGGACTTTTTTAGAAGGCGCGCCTGTTGTGCCGGTATCAGCCGTTAAGCAAGAAGGACTTGCCGATCTGATAAAGGCAATTGATGCAACTGTAAGCAAGATCAATGAAAAAGCGGATGATGGAATTTTTCGTCTGCCTGTGGATCGCGTATTTACGATGAAAGGATTCGGCACAGTCGTTACCGGCACACTGGTTTCCGACTATATCAAAACCGGCGAAGAAGTTGAAATACTTCCGGGAGATATTGCCGCCCGTATCAGGGGCATCCAAGTGCATAACCAATCAGTGGAAGATGCCTGGGCCGGCCAACGCACGGCGATTAATCTTCAAGGTGTCGAAAAATCGATCATAGAACGGGGCAATGTGCTTGTGCGCCCTAAAACTGTCTGGCCATCACAAAGATTGGATGTTTTTGTAGAATTCCTCACCTCTAATTCTAAAAATTTAAAGAACAAGGCGCTCATCCGCCTGCATACGGGCACAAGCGAAATCATCGCTCGCATAACATTACTGGACAAAGATGAGCTTGCACCTGGACAAAAAGCCTTTGCTCAATTGGTTCTGGCCAATAAAGATGTGATTGTCTCCGGTGATCGTTTTGTTCTGCGCAGTTATTCGCCGATAACAACTATTGGCGGTGGTCAAATCATTGATCCCCTTCCCTCGAAACATAAAAGGCAAAACGAAAAAATTATTGCCGCTCTGAATATATTGCAGAGCGGATCGCTGGCGGAGAAAATTTCCGTAATCATGGAGAGAACAGGATTTTCCGGCATCAATCTGCGCGGGCTTAACTTTCGTCTTGGTGTGAACACAAAGAAAATACGCGAAGCGCTGGATGGTCTGCTTTCCGCTAAAAAAGCTATCCTTCTGGATAGTGAAGATACAACTGTCATCTCCGCTTACTTTTACAATCAGGTGGAAGAACTCATTGGCAAAAATCTTGCCGACTATCATCAGAAAAACCCTTTGCAGGTGGGCATTTCCAAAGAACAGCTCAAAGAAACTCTCGGTCGCGCCATATCGGTAAAACTATTTAATCTGGCGTTGCGCAGCCTGGGCAAAAAAGAAACTATTATCAGCGACAAAGACAATGTCCGCCTGTCAGGGCATCAGGTGGAACTGGCCGGTGATCTTGATTCTCTGCGTCACAGCATTGCCCGGATTTATAGTGAGGCGGGACTTACACCGCCTTCGCTCACCGATGTTGTCAACGATTTTAAGGATCAAAAAGCCAAAGCGCAAAGCATTATCAAACTTATGCTCAAAGACGGAGATTTAATTAAGATCAATGAAGAAATGTGTTTTTCGAGTGGCGCTTTGAGCAAATTGCGTGATGATTACAAGGCAATGCTGGTAAAAGACGGCAAGGCGACACCGGCGACATTCAAAGATCTAACCGGCCTTTCGCGCAAATACATTATCCCGCTGATGGAATATTTTGATGTAAACAAGCTGACCGTCCGAGTGGGCGATCATCGCATCCTAAGAGAAAAAATATGA
- a CDS encoding enoyl-CoA hydratase, which produces MTYKFIELDIKDYVATVTLARMESLNALSLELALEITDVFKKLGAMDEVRVAILQSKARIFCAGLDLKDAASSFGDSAKGIFNAIKRIQPLFDCCNAIEECPKPVIAAVHGKCIGGGLDMIAACDIRICSEDAIFSLKEANIGLVADMGVLQRLPLIIGQGFAREMAYTAGNYPARKAEKMGLVSDVYADKDALMAAAQQLANEIAANAPLAIQCTKEVLNFSRYTSVSEGMALAVQKNMFLLTTQDLKEAFIAFMEKRKPDFKGK; this is translated from the coding sequence ATGACTTATAAATTTATTGAACTGGATATTAAGGATTATGTCGCGACAGTAACTTTGGCCAGAATGGAAAGCCTGAATGCTTTAAGTTTGGAATTAGCTCTGGAGATTACTGATGTTTTTAAAAAACTGGGAGCTATGGACGAGGTAAGGGTAGCTATACTGCAAAGCAAGGCCAGAATTTTTTGCGCCGGTCTTGACTTGAAAGATGCTGCTTCAAGCTTTGGTGACTCGGCAAAGGGCATTTTCAACGCCATCAAGAGAATCCAGCCATTGTTTGATTGCTGCAACGCGATTGAGGAATGTCCAAAGCCGGTTATTGCTGCTGTGCATGGTAAATGCATCGGTGGAGGGCTTGATATGATAGCTGCCTGCGATATACGTATATGCAGCGAAGATGCAATTTTCAGTTTAAAAGAAGCAAACATCGGATTAGTTGCTGACATGGGTGTGCTGCAGAGGCTTCCACTGATAATCGGCCAAGGCTTTGCCAGAGAGATGGCCTATACGGCTGGTAATTATCCCGCGCGAAAAGCCGAAAAAATGGGACTGGTCAGTGATGTTTATGCGGATAAAGATGCGCTTATGGCAGCCGCGCAGCAATTGGCAAATGAAATAGCTGCAAACGCTCCTCTTGCCATACAATGCACTAAAGAGGTTCTTAACTTTAGCCGTTATACAAGCGTGAGCGAAGGCATGGCTTTGGCTGTACAAAAGAATATGTTCTTATTAACAACGCAAGATTTGAAGGAAGCCTTCATTGCTTTTATGGAAAAAAGGAAACCGGATTTTAAGGGTAAATGA
- a CDS encoding HD family phosphohydrolase: MKTKEIYLKDIKQGDKVASTFLATEKNMAFSLKGSPYLNVRLKDKTGELDGKVWDNAIELDQQFKKGDVIYIEGKAANYKNSIQISIIKIKKTVWEDVEPTDYLPAVKTNVADMFNEILAYIEKIQTKPLQDLLQSFLHDQETAELFQRAPAAKGFHHIYLGGLLEHTLSVVRLLERVSEHYPTLNKDMVITGGILHDIGKIYEFSYDYTIDYSDEGRLIGHIVMGVEMIDKKIAAIDDFPRQLALELRHIILSHHGEFEFGSPKRPKTLEALVVHYIDDMDAKFNAFQTLIDDSNNADSDWTNYNRLLDRFIYKRK, from the coding sequence TTGAAGACTAAAGAAATTTATCTAAAAGACATCAAACAGGGCGATAAGGTAGCTTCCACCTTTTTGGCCACCGAAAAGAATATGGCTTTTTCTTTGAAAGGTTCTCCGTATTTGAATGTGCGACTAAAGGATAAAACCGGTGAACTCGATGGTAAGGTCTGGGATAATGCAATTGAATTAGATCAGCAATTTAAGAAAGGTGATGTAATTTATATTGAAGGGAAAGCTGCCAATTATAAAAACTCTATTCAAATATCTATTATTAAAATCAAAAAAACGGTATGGGAAGATGTCGAACCCACCGACTATTTACCCGCAGTTAAAACCAATGTTGCTGATATGTTTAATGAAATATTGGCCTACATTGAAAAAATTCAGACCAAACCGCTGCAAGATTTGTTGCAGTCTTTTTTGCACGATCAAGAAACAGCCGAGCTTTTTCAGCGAGCGCCTGCAGCAAAAGGCTTTCACCATATTTATTTAGGTGGACTTCTGGAACATACACTTTCGGTTGTACGCTTATTAGAGAGAGTATCAGAACATTACCCCACCCTCAACAAAGATATGGTTATTACCGGCGGCATTCTACATGATATAGGCAAAATATATGAATTTTCTTATGATTATACAATCGACTACAGCGATGAAGGAAGATTAATCGGTCATATTGTCATGGGCGTGGAAATGATCGATAAAAAAATTGCCGCTATTGATGACTTTCCCCGGCAATTAGCTTTGGAATTACGCCATATTATCTTAAGTCATCATGGAGAATTTGAATTCGGCTCTCCCAAACGTCCGAAAACTCTGGAAGCGCTGGTCGTTCACTATATCGACGATATGGATGCTAAATTCAATGCTTTTCAAACACTTATCGATGATTCCAATAATGCCGATTCCGACTGGACGAACTACAACCGTCTTTTGGACCGATTTATTTATAAAAGGAAATAA